One Cucurbita pepo subsp. pepo cultivar mu-cu-16 chromosome LG11, ASM280686v2, whole genome shotgun sequence DNA window includes the following coding sequences:
- the LOC111805682 gene encoding GPN-loop GTPase 1-like has translation MDVDSDNVHKPSEDAECKPMVSEDSNDNGKAKEELADSIKNLNIEESSSHAGSSATNFRRKPVIIIVIGMAGSGKTTFLHRLVCHTHASNIRGYVMNLDPAVMTLPFGANIDIRDTVRYKEVMKQFNLGPNGGILTSLNLFATKFDEVISVIEKRADQLDYVLVDTPGQIEIFTWSASGAIITEAFASTFPTVIAYVVDTPRSSNPVTFMSNMLYACSILYKTRLPVVLVFNKTDVSKHEFALEWMEDFEAFQAAVSSDSSYTSTLSQSLSLVLDEFYKNLKSVGVSAVSGSGMDSFFKAIESSAEEYMENYKAELDKRIAEKQRLEEERRRENMEKLRRDMESSKGQTVVLSTGLKDDKSKTKMVDDEDEEIDEENEDDYDYNRSTEEDDPIDEDEDEEVARFSF, from the exons ATGGATGTCGATTCTGATAACGTTCATAAACCATCTGAAGATGCGGAGTGCAAGCCAATGGTGTCTGAAGATTCAAAT GATAATGGTAAAGCAAAAGAAGAGCTTGCTGATTCTATTAAGAACTTAAATATTGAAGAATCATCTAGCCATGCTGGGTCTTCAGCCACGAACTTCAGGCGCAAACCAGTTATTATCATTGTCATAGGAATGGCAG GGAGTGGGAAGACAACTTTTCTTCATCGTCTGGTTTGCCACACACATGCATCAAATATCAGGGGTTATGTAATGAATCTTGATCCTGCTGTAATGACACTGCCTTTTGGTGCAAATATCGATATAAGAGATACCGTGCGATACAAGGAAGTGATGAAACAATTCAATCTTGGGCCTAATGGAGGAATTCTGACGTCACTTAACTTGTTTGCCACCAAATTTGATGAG GTAATTTCAGTGATCGAAAAGCGAGCAGATCAGCTTGATTATGTCCTTGTTGATACTCCTGGTCAGATTGAGATATTCACGTGGTCTGCATCTGGGGCCATCATTACTGAGGCTTTTGCTTCAACCTTTCCCACTGTAATTGCTTATGTTGTCGATACACCTCGTTCGTCTAATCCAGTCACATTCATGAGCAACATGCTTTATGCCTGTTCTATCCTCTACAAGACGAGGCTACCAGTTGTGCTGGTTTTCAATAAAACCGACGTGTCAAAACACGAGTTTGCTTTGGAG TGGATGGAAGATTTTGAAGCGTTTCAAGCTGCAGTCAGTTCCGATAGTTCATACACCTCCACATTAAGTCAGAGTCTTTCACTTGTGCTGGATGAGTTCTATAAGaacttgaaatctgttggaGTGTCTGCAGTTTCTGGCTCCGGaatggattctttctttaAAGCAATTGAATCCAGTGCTGAGGAGTACATGGAAAACTATAA AGCAGAGCTTGACAAGAGAATCGCCGAGAAGCAGCGATTGGAGGAAGAGCGCAGACGGGAAAACATGGAGAAGTTGAGGAGGGATATGGAGAGTTCGAAGGGACAAACTGTGGTTTTGAGCACTGGTTTGAAGGACGACAAGAGTAAAACTAAGATGGTTGATGATGAAGACGAAGAGATTgacgaagaaaatgaagacGATTATGATTACAATAGATCTACCGAAGAGGACGATCCTATTGATgaggatgaagatgaagaggtTGCCAGATTCTCCTTTTAG
- the LOC111805697 gene encoding uncharacterized protein LOC111805697 produces the protein MARRPFRILELSLLSAKDLSSVSKTMRTFAVAWIDPDRKLTTRVDQVGLTNPTWNEKFVFKVNDDLLEDLNSTVTIEIYSSALLRDILVGTVTELVRNLIPQSSPSSNMRFLTLQVRRPSGRPKGTVNVGVTLLDSAKRSMPLESDLSSSAVDYDWDLTEIKAQKQSLMKNGYTIVMKRSQSDRYDPDAFVAKTAGSVCNASSVVGGRESVRSRSEVGTTKKIVNANGSLCSDVGPSPSVVAAAIAKGLYPAPDDVGSSILEDWTEKDSIEGLKTKIERWRTELHPTYDSDLKKLHSRNYRKKSAKKQRRKKGSGLFSCFGTAYGCEFSITCGGPNQKKKNGNGRGSLTPSEITFDESYV, from the exons ATGGCGCGTCGACCTTTCAGAATTCTTGAGCTAAGCTTACTGTCTGCGAAAGACCTCTCTTCCGTCTCCAAAACCATGAGGACCTTCGCCGTTGCCTGGATCGATCCAGATCGAAAGCTCACGACGCGAGTCGATCAAGTTGGTCTCACAAATCCGACATGGAATGAGAAATTCGTGTTTAAAGTTAATGACGATTTGCTTGAAGATCTCAACTCCACCGTTACCATCGAGATCTACTCCTCTGCTTTGCTTCGCGATATTCTTGTTGGAACTGTTACAGAGCTCGTCAGAAATCTTATACCTCAATCCTCGCCTAGTTCTAATATGAGATTCCTCACGCTTCAG GTTCGCCGACCGTCCGGCCGTCCCAAGGGTACTGTGAATGTTGGCGTGACGCTGTTGGACAGTGCGAAGCGGAGTATGCCGCTGGAGAGCGATCTTAGTTCATCGGCGGTCGATTACGATTGGGACTTAACAGAGATCAAAGCACAGAAACAGAGTCTCATGAAGAACGGATACACGATCGTCATGAAGCGATCGCAGAGCGACCGATACGATCCTGACGCGTTCGTTGCAAAAACTGCGGGATCGGTGTGCAACGCGAGCTCGGTAGTCGGCGGCCGTGAGTCAGTTCGGAGCAGATCGGAGGTCGGAACAACGAAGAAGATCGTAAACGCGAATGGCTCACTCTGCTCTGACGTCGGACCGTCGCCGTCAGTTGTGGCAGCGGCGATAGCGAAGGGGCTATATCCAGCGCCAGACGACGTAGGGAGTTCGATTCTGGAGGATTGGACGGAGAAAGACAGCATCGAAGGGCTAAAAACGAAAATCGAGAGATGGAGAACAGAGCTACATCCAACGTACGACAGCGATTTGAAGAAATTGCATTCAAGAAACTACCGGAAGAAATCGGCGAAGAAGCAGCGGCGGAAGAAGGGATCGGGATTGTTCTCATGCTTCGGGACAGCGTACGGGTGCGAATTCTCGATCACCTGCGGTGGCCCTaaccagaagaagaaaaatgggaaTGGGAGAGGGTCGTTGACGCCATCGGAGATCACATTCGACGAATCGTATGTctaa